The following are encoded in a window of Candidatus Sulfotelmatobacter sp. genomic DNA:
- a CDS encoding tetratricopeptide repeat protein: MTESLRCPDCGQENPPGSATCVHCGHPLHEAVKPPERPVYVRRHIIRSRPPRPRDAQQSLQLWLVFGTICVLIVLWVAIDANRKRAEQPVEGSNARQQEAANALYQALARDSNSVATHRQLADLLYDTANWSEAVIHYRAAIRRDSSLSTAMVDLGVCYYNLSRPDLAEQMFRLALQRDPHQPVALFNLGIVAETRGEDEQALQFYHRSLQSGPPDNLKQALQDRMAALMKRMGRSAPPLPDGR; encoded by the coding sequence ATGACCGAAAGCCTTCGCTGCCCCGATTGCGGGCAGGAGAATCCCCCGGGCAGCGCGACCTGCGTCCACTGCGGCCACCCGCTCCACGAAGCGGTGAAGCCGCCCGAGCGTCCGGTCTACGTCCGGCGCCACATCATCCGCTCGCGGCCGCCGCGCCCGCGCGATGCCCAGCAGTCGCTGCAGCTCTGGCTGGTCTTCGGCACCATCTGCGTGCTGATCGTGCTGTGGGTCGCGATCGACGCCAACCGCAAGCGCGCCGAGCAGCCGGTGGAAGGATCGAACGCGCGCCAGCAGGAGGCGGCGAACGCGCTGTACCAGGCGCTGGCCCGCGACTCCAACAGCGTCGCCACGCACCGGCAGCTCGCGGATCTGCTCTACGACACCGCCAACTGGTCCGAGGCGGTGATCCACTACCGCGCGGCGATCCGGCGCGATTCCTCGCTCTCGACCGCGATGGTGGATCTGGGCGTGTGCTACTACAACCTGAGCCGCCCCGATCTCGCCGAGCAGATGTTCCGACTCGCGCTGCAGCGGGATCCGCACCAGCCGGTGGCGCTGTTCAATCTCGGCATCGTGGCCGAGACGCGCGGCGAAGACGAGCAGGCGCTGCAGTTCTATCATCGCTCGCTGCAGAGCGGCCCGCCCGACAATCTGAAGCAGGCGCTGCAGGACCGGATGGCCGCGCTGATGAAGCGCATGGGCCGCAGCGCTCCGCCGCTCCCGGACGGCCGCTAG
- a CDS encoding 5'-nucleotidase C-terminal domain-containing protein has translation MRPRRLFSMLALLAAAPLLTPIARAEDARLVVLHTTDLHGALDAWDYGTDRPAPRGLTRLATLVRRVRAEGRPTVLLDAGDAIQGGAATVFANGADSLPDPMMTLMNAIGYDAMAVGNHEFDFGVDHLRRARRTARFPWLAANVVKDNGAEAFDGSMVRTVGGLKIGVVGLCTPAVPSFTDSSRWEGLRFLEPIESARRQVERLRDIENCDVVILLAHTGLERDPVTRADRPADTPGENWGFRLAEQVRRVDAIVLGHTHVAVPSARVSGVLLTQAGHGGESLGRIDLRLTRINERSPWVVTEVTSRLIAVNDSVPDDSTVAALAARYHEIAREKLSATVGNADAELRAPAGRLAESAPWDLIQRAQLDATGADVSLAALPDPSAALGPGAVRERDLERLYPYENTLLVVQLSGGELKRVLEKSASLLSSYDFTHQQSRFVPGAPAYNFDMASGVSYEVDPSRPVGDRIVNLSFRGAPLDTAQLLKVAVNSYRALGGGGFPAFPEAPHLAHDPRLVRDLIADYVRRQGVPDQPLTPGWSIRPAFAVSPERPLVDLLVRRKALTSDEAFALDPNAQMGRSAFAGWMSRVMGPKFGAAIGGSKSGSKGGAAKEPPLTQTAALDLAEKAARSAHYALSPRSPDLAFRRGLTTGTSLTDGSTASLETSQALGLLANLRYPTLQVLETTDFHGAILQTARERNGDRLVGSSPVLAAWVAELRRTNPEGTVLLDGGDWYQGTMISNLQFGRPVIEQMNALGYAAAAIGNHEFDWTADTLARRIRELHCAALGANLVERKTNKLPSWARADTTFLRRGVRVSVLGLCYPKTPSVTLGKYVAHLRFDDDSATAARRVPALRKKSDVVIEVGHIPAETDTARHARGDLARLAQVPGVDLWLGGHSHNQVLDEVRGIPVMIAGLHGEVIGVCDLVVDALQHKVVERRARLQPTLAETYPPDSAMAARVSRWNEAIGPIAGRVLCRNARWLGRERSGESAVGSLVADAMREATRADVAMQNSGGLRADLPEGIVTEGAIYEVMPFDNTIFSLELTGTEIRSVLEEGLASGRITQVSGIKYSYDLSRPRGSRLLMLSQADGQPIDPTYHYHVVVNNFMAGGGDNNDTLTKGRNRQDTGQNVRDALRDYVVAMAGGNGGLLDYRADGRVQRSSLSPTDAPSSSR, from the coding sequence ATGCGCCCGCGTCGTCTGTTCTCCATGCTGGCGCTGCTCGCGGCAGCGCCTCTCCTGACTCCGATCGCACGCGCCGAGGACGCTCGCCTCGTCGTGCTCCACACCACCGATCTCCACGGCGCGCTCGACGCCTGGGACTATGGAACGGATCGCCCCGCGCCGCGCGGCCTGACGCGGCTCGCGACCCTGGTCCGGCGCGTGCGGGCCGAAGGCCGCCCCACGGTGCTGCTCGATGCCGGCGACGCAATTCAGGGCGGCGCCGCCACGGTGTTCGCGAACGGCGCGGATTCCCTGCCCGATCCGATGATGACGCTGATGAACGCCATCGGCTACGACGCGATGGCGGTCGGTAATCACGAATTCGACTTCGGAGTGGACCACCTGCGCCGCGCCCGGCGGACCGCCCGCTTTCCCTGGCTGGCTGCGAATGTGGTGAAGGACAACGGCGCCGAGGCGTTCGATGGATCGATGGTCCGCACCGTCGGCGGATTGAAGATCGGCGTGGTCGGATTGTGCACGCCGGCGGTGCCGAGCTTCACCGACTCGAGCCGCTGGGAGGGGTTGCGCTTCCTCGAGCCGATCGAGTCGGCGCGACGCCAGGTGGAGCGGCTGCGGGACATCGAGAATTGCGACGTGGTCATCCTGCTCGCCCACACCGGCCTCGAACGCGATCCGGTGACCCGCGCCGATCGCCCCGCCGACACGCCGGGCGAGAACTGGGGCTTCCGTCTGGCCGAGCAGGTGCGACGGGTGGATGCCATCGTGCTCGGCCACACTCACGTCGCGGTTCCCTCGGCTCGCGTGAGCGGGGTCCTGCTGACCCAGGCCGGCCACGGTGGCGAATCCCTCGGACGCATCGACCTCCGACTGACCCGGATCAACGAGCGTTCGCCCTGGGTGGTGACCGAGGTCACCTCGCGACTGATCGCGGTGAACGATTCGGTTCCCGACGACAGCACGGTAGCCGCGCTGGCCGCCCGCTATCACGAAATCGCGCGCGAGAAGCTGTCGGCGACGGTCGGCAACGCCGACGCCGAGCTGCGAGCGCCCGCCGGGCGGCTGGCCGAGAGCGCCCCGTGGGATCTCATCCAGCGCGCCCAGCTCGACGCGACCGGAGCCGACGTCTCGCTGGCGGCGCTCCCCGATCCATCGGCGGCGCTCGGCCCGGGCGCGGTGAGGGAGCGTGACCTCGAACGACTCTACCCGTACGAGAACACGCTGCTGGTGGTGCAGCTGAGCGGCGGCGAGCTGAAGCGCGTGCTCGAGAAGTCGGCGAGTCTGCTCTCGAGCTACGACTTCACGCACCAGCAATCCCGATTCGTCCCCGGCGCGCCGGCCTACAACTTCGACATGGCGAGCGGGGTGAGCTACGAGGTCGATCCATCGCGACCGGTCGGGGATCGGATCGTCAATCTCAGCTTCCGCGGCGCCCCGCTCGACACCGCGCAGCTCCTCAAGGTCGCGGTCAACAGCTACCGGGCGCTCGGCGGCGGCGGCTTCCCGGCCTTCCCTGAGGCGCCGCACCTCGCTCACGACCCGCGGCTGGTGCGCGACCTGATCGCCGACTACGTTCGCCGCCAGGGCGTGCCGGACCAGCCGCTGACCCCGGGCTGGTCGATTCGTCCGGCCTTCGCGGTGAGCCCCGAGCGCCCGCTGGTGGATCTGCTGGTGCGGCGGAAGGCGTTGACGTCCGACGAGGCGTTCGCGCTCGATCCGAACGCCCAGATGGGCCGCTCCGCGTTCGCGGGCTGGATGTCGCGCGTCATGGGGCCGAAGTTCGGCGCCGCGATCGGCGGATCGAAGTCGGGCTCGAAGGGCGGTGCGGCGAAGGAGCCGCCGCTCACGCAGACCGCCGCGCTCGATCTCGCCGAGAAAGCCGCACGCTCCGCCCACTACGCGTTGAGCCCGCGCTCGCCGGATCTCGCGTTCCGTCGCGGCCTGACCACGGGCACCTCGCTCACCGACGGCTCGACCGCGTCGCTCGAAACGTCTCAGGCGCTCGGGCTGCTCGCCAATCTCCGCTATCCCACCCTGCAAGTCCTCGAAACCACCGATTTCCACGGCGCGATTCTCCAGACCGCTCGCGAGCGGAACGGCGATCGCCTGGTGGGGAGCTCACCGGTGCTGGCGGCCTGGGTGGCAGAACTGAGACGCACCAATCCCGAGGGGACGGTGCTGCTGGACGGCGGCGATTGGTATCAGGGCACGATGATTTCGAACCTCCAGTTCGGGCGTCCGGTGATCGAGCAGATGAACGCGCTCGGCTACGCCGCCGCCGCGATCGGCAATCACGAATTCGACTGGACCGCCGATACGCTGGCGCGACGCATCCGCGAGCTCCACTGCGCGGCGCTTGGCGCCAACCTGGTCGAGCGCAAGACCAACAAGCTTCCCTCGTGGGCGAGGGCCGACACCACCTTCTTACGACGGGGCGTGCGCGTGAGCGTGCTCGGTCTCTGCTATCCCAAGACACCGTCGGTGACGCTCGGGAAGTACGTTGCGCATCTGCGCTTCGACGACGATTCGGCGACGGCGGCCCGCCGGGTCCCGGCGCTGCGCAAGAAGAGCGACGTGGTGATCGAGGTGGGTCACATTCCCGCCGAGACCGACACCGCCCGCCACGCGCGCGGCGATCTCGCCCGGCTCGCCCAGGTCCCGGGCGTCGACCTGTGGCTCGGCGGCCACAGCCACAACCAGGTGCTCGACGAAGTCCGCGGCATTCCGGTGATGATCGCCGGGCTGCACGGCGAGGTGATCGGGGTGTGCGATCTGGTGGTGGACGCCCTCCAGCACAAGGTCGTGGAGCGCCGGGCGCGACTCCAGCCGACGCTGGCCGAAACCTATCCGCCCGACAGCGCCATGGCGGCGCGAGTGAGCCGCTGGAACGAGGCGATTGGGCCGATCGCCGGCCGCGTGCTCTGCCGCAACGCGCGCTGGCTCGGGCGCGAGCGAAGCGGCGAGTCCGCGGTCGGCAGCCTGGTGGCCGACGCGATGCGCGAAGCGACCAGGGCCGACGTCGCGATGCAGAACAGTGGCGGACTGCGCGCCGATCTCCCCGAAGGGATCGTGACCGAAGGCGCGATCTACGAGGTGATGCCGTTCGACAACACGATCTTCTCGCTGGAGCTGACCGGCACCGAAATCCGCAGCGTGCTCGAGGAGGGGCTGGCCTCCGGTCGTATCACCCAGGTGAGTGGGATCAAGTACTCGTACGACCTCAGCCGGCCCAGGGGCTCGCGCCTGCTGATGCTCTCGCAGGCGGACGGCCAGCCGATCGATCCCACCTATCACTACCACGTGGTGGTCAACAACTTCATGGCGGGCGGCGGCGACAACAACGACACGCTCACCAAGGGCCGCAATCGTCAGGACACCGGGCAGAACGTGCGCGACGCGCTGCGCGACTACGTGGTGGCGATGGCCGGGGGGAACGGCGGGTTGCTCGACTACCGCGCGGACGGGCGCGTTCAGCGCAGCTCGTTGTCTCCGACCGACGCGCCGTCCTCGTCGCGCTGA
- a CDS encoding FHA domain-containing protein, with product MFRKKIIKRCAQGHEMELTWKRCPRCTGRRPLQVEARDVVDQTIIAAPEVEPVDATRIVTPSVVRSRPGQAAQMSPSAPPPPPPPPQPPPAPVHPSWAGPPASASAPPSPPPPPQPPPAPAHPPWAGPSASPPAPAAPPAPPAPAHPSWAGPPASPPAPATPPAPTAPAHPSWAGPPASPSRPVPPSLAAPASLPPPPPAESPAAFFSASPEIEPPAPPPPAESPAAFFSASPEIEPPQPPPPPLAAPELSRELSVRSRAKLECVGGPLKGRMFMLAAGVYRLGKAPRDLPDSKAIVIAGDRFVSKDHAVILVEPNEIVLTDPGSTNGCFVNGEKVTRTALESGDEVRLGESVFRFTKLAS from the coding sequence ATGTTTCGGAAGAAGATCATCAAGCGTTGCGCGCAGGGCCACGAGATGGAGCTCACGTGGAAGCGTTGCCCGCGGTGCACCGGGCGGCGCCCACTTCAGGTCGAGGCGCGTGACGTCGTGGATCAGACCATCATCGCTGCTCCCGAGGTCGAGCCGGTGGACGCGACGCGCATCGTGACTCCGAGCGTGGTGCGCTCGCGGCCCGGGCAGGCGGCGCAGATGAGTCCCTCGGCGCCGCCGCCGCCGCCACCTCCGCCCCAACCGCCGCCCGCGCCGGTTCATCCGTCGTGGGCCGGCCCGCCGGCCTCGGCATCCGCGCCGCCATCGCCGCCACCGCCGCCCCAACCGCCGCCCGCACCCGCTCATCCGCCGTGGGCCGGGCCGTCGGCATCGCCGCCGGCGCCCGCGGCCCCGCCTGCACCGCCCGCACCCGCTCATCCGTCGTGGGCCGGGCCGCCGGCATCGCCGCCTGCGCCCGCGACTCCGCCGGCACCGACCGCGCCGGCTCATCCGTCGTGGGCCGGGCCGCCGGCATCGCCCTCGCGGCCGGTGCCGCCTTCATTGGCCGCGCCCGCGTCTCTCCCGCCCCCGCCGCCCGCCGAATCCCCGGCAGCGTTCTTCTCGGCCTCACCCGAAATCGAGCCACCCGCGCCGCCGCCGCCCGCCGAATCCCCGGCGGCGTTCTTCTCGGCCTCGCCCGAAATCGAGCCACCCCAGCCCCCGCCGCCACCGCTCGCGGCGCCGGAGCTCTCGCGCGAACTTTCAGTGCGCTCTCGCGCCAAGCTCGAGTGCGTCGGCGGCCCGCTCAAGGGGCGCATGTTCATGCTGGCGGCCGGCGTTTACCGGCTGGGCAAGGCGCCGCGCGACCTGCCGGATTCCAAGGCGATCGTGATCGCCGGCGATCGGTTCGTCTCCAAGGATCACGCCGTGATCCTGGTCGAGCCGAACGAGATCGTGCTCACCGATCCCGGTTCCACCAACGGCTGCTTCGTGAACGGCGAGAAGGTGACACGCACGGCGCTCGAGAGCGGTGACGAGGTGCGGCTCGGCGAATCGGTGTTCCGATTCACGAAGCTCGCCAGCTGA
- a CDS encoding FHA domain-containing protein, with translation MVRRLASPVPFLAALLLVGAAPAAAQSRLGYVSVDRVRVSGGGRVQSWISVLDPDGIPVAGLDASAFAPTWDGRTPDELTAIPVAVRDPELRLTVLMDPGLVRDLGGGVRGMLEILAGRAGPNDRIRVATVGSNGRGASSPLAKAGDLADRLQSENAAGPTTLYDDLFREVRALARLPRGRAGAVLLVTRGVESGSRHAVPEVLAISGAYEQHVPVLVLLLDSGGATESERLAALAQRSGGSFDKLDGLDKVIEAAQRAVQRLRGAYVIGFRDPRWDGKAERHVLEMAVSVGGEQRRFSADVVTSEVLARAWWQGPLPLVILGVVILLALSAAPLVWRRPLIRLVVLNGEEKGCSYELYATPVTLGAAVGNDLTFPAGRVSRNHAVFERRGSGVELVDLNSENGTFVNGDRVSRRRLSRGDRVSLGGAVELEVRG, from the coding sequence GTGGTGAGGCGGCTCGCGAGCCCGGTGCCGTTCCTCGCGGCATTGCTGCTGGTCGGCGCTGCACCGGCGGCCGCACAGTCGCGGCTTGGCTACGTGTCGGTGGACCGCGTGCGCGTGTCGGGCGGCGGCCGGGTCCAGAGCTGGATCTCGGTGCTCGACCCCGACGGCATCCCGGTGGCGGGGCTCGACGCCTCGGCCTTCGCTCCGACCTGGGACGGCCGAACGCCCGACGAGCTCACCGCCATTCCGGTCGCAGTCCGCGACCCCGAGCTCCGGCTCACCGTGCTGATGGACCCCGGGCTGGTTCGCGATCTGGGCGGCGGCGTGCGCGGCATGCTCGAGATCCTCGCCGGCCGCGCCGGGCCGAACGATCGCATCCGCGTCGCCACCGTCGGCTCGAACGGCCGCGGCGCCTCCTCGCCGCTCGCGAAGGCCGGAGACCTCGCGGACCGGCTCCAGTCCGAGAACGCGGCCGGTCCGACCACGCTCTACGACGACCTGTTCCGCGAGGTGCGGGCGCTGGCGCGCCTGCCGCGCGGCCGGGCGGGAGCGGTGCTGCTGGTCACCCGGGGCGTCGAGAGCGGCAGCCGCCACGCCGTGCCCGAGGTGCTCGCGATCTCGGGCGCCTACGAGCAGCACGTCCCGGTGCTGGTGCTGCTGCTGGACTCGGGCGGCGCGACCGAATCCGAGCGGCTCGCGGCGCTGGCGCAGCGCTCGGGCGGCAGCTTCGACAAGCTCGATGGGTTGGACAAGGTGATCGAGGCGGCTCAGCGAGCCGTCCAGCGCCTGCGCGGCGCGTATGTGATCGGCTTCCGCGATCCGCGCTGGGACGGCAAGGCCGAGCGCCACGTGCTGGAGATGGCGGTGTCGGTGGGAGGGGAGCAGCGCCGGTTCAGTGCCGACGTCGTCACCTCGGAGGTCCTGGCGAGGGCCTGGTGGCAGGGGCCCCTGCCGCTGGTGATACTGGGTGTGGTAATTCTGCTCGCCTTGAGTGCCGCGCCGCTGGTCTGGCGCCGCCCGCTGATCCGGCTGGTGGTGCTGAACGGCGAGGAAAAGGGATGTTCGTACGAGCTCTACGCCACGCCGGTGACGCTGGGGGCCGCGGTGGGAAACGATCTCACCTTTCCCGCCGGCCGCGTATCGCGGAATCACGCGGTGTTCGAGAGACGCGGATCCGGCGTGGAACTGGTGGACCTCAATTCGGAGAATGGCACGTTCGTGAACGGAGATCGCGTCTCGCGCCGCCGATTGTCGCGAGGGGATCGCGTCAGCCTGGGCGGCGCGGTCGAGCTCGAGGTGCGCGGATGA
- a CDS encoding FHA domain-containing protein has protein sequence MPTFRVRVEGAAPWDVELTRNEMTIGRSPDCDISIDGDGVSREHAVLRVQSGKLTIEDLDSRNGTFVNGERIERRGLRPGDRVRLGPSVELELVEPKRGASKRPAPSREKRGGGDGLLFRSEWALVSTERGRRRALPIRARVVTVGRKGSANLALEDESVSRMHARLDREGSRLFVTDLKSRNGTRVNEEPALRAELNEGDEVSFGDLAFEVRHHRAFAWDRIAIGVGALVALVAISFGVLKLNEALTERATVAEARPRLRRQAMQNIERGIDAYRKGDVDFARGYLLNAANMLLYLDLAPRGASLTKPADVFRTIAPELPSDDQGFDFAQAFSEAAPAGLENLPNRDYVTRRVRAIAIELGLDQDVPSGFADQVWTFVDRFSSNPRSFQPILDRAPRIQPVIRSAVADARLPEVFCFVAWNESALDPQARSAAGARGLWQLMPATARELGLRVDNLVDERVDVDRSTQAATRMIANLLRVFGREQFMCALASYNQGPGAVRNAMMKIRDPMMEASKKYWYLVENGLIPRETSEYVAKIFANMIIAENPERFGFKRPAAW, from the coding sequence ATGCCCACGTTCCGCGTGCGCGTCGAAGGGGCGGCTCCCTGGGACGTCGAGCTGACTCGCAACGAAATGACGATTGGCCGCTCGCCCGATTGCGACATCTCCATCGACGGCGACGGCGTCTCGCGCGAGCACGCCGTGCTGCGCGTCCAATCCGGGAAGCTCACGATCGAGGACCTGGACAGCCGCAACGGCACGTTCGTCAACGGGGAACGGATCGAGCGCCGCGGACTTCGCCCCGGGGATCGCGTGCGACTGGGCCCCTCGGTCGAGCTCGAGCTGGTCGAGCCGAAGCGCGGCGCGTCGAAGCGCCCGGCGCCGAGCCGCGAGAAGCGAGGCGGCGGCGACGGCCTGCTGTTCCGATCGGAGTGGGCGCTGGTTTCCACCGAGCGCGGCCGGCGCCGCGCGCTGCCGATTCGCGCGCGGGTGGTGACGGTGGGCCGCAAGGGCAGCGCCAACCTCGCGCTCGAAGACGAAAGCGTTTCGCGCATGCACGCGCGGCTCGATCGCGAAGGGAGCCGGCTGTTCGTCACCGATCTCAAGAGCCGCAACGGCACGCGGGTCAACGAGGAGCCGGCGTTGCGTGCCGAGCTGAACGAGGGCGACGAGGTGAGCTTCGGCGATCTGGCCTTCGAGGTGCGCCACCATCGCGCCTTCGCCTGGGATCGGATCGCGATCGGAGTCGGCGCGCTCGTCGCCCTGGTCGCGATCAGCTTCGGCGTCCTCAAGCTGAACGAAGCGCTCACCGAGCGCGCCACCGTGGCCGAAGCGCGGCCGAGGCTTCGGCGACAGGCCATGCAGAATATCGAGCGCGGCATCGACGCCTATCGCAAGGGCGACGTCGACTTCGCGCGCGGATATCTGTTGAACGCCGCGAACATGCTGCTGTATCTCGATCTCGCGCCGCGCGGCGCTTCGTTGACCAAGCCCGCCGACGTGTTCCGCACCATCGCCCCCGAGCTGCCGTCGGACGATCAGGGGTTCGATTTCGCGCAGGCCTTCAGCGAAGCGGCGCCGGCCGGGCTCGAGAACCTTCCGAATCGCGATTACGTCACCCGACGGGTGCGCGCCATCGCCATCGAGCTGGGACTCGACCAGGACGTCCCGAGCGGCTTCGCCGACCAGGTGTGGACTTTTGTCGATCGCTTCTCCAGCAATCCGCGCTCGTTCCAGCCGATCCTCGACCGCGCGCCGCGCATTCAGCCCGTGATCCGTTCGGCGGTGGCCGACGCCCGGCTTCCGGAAGTGTTCTGCTTCGTCGCGTGGAACGAGAGCGCGCTCGATCCGCAGGCGCGCAGCGCCGCAGGAGCGCGCGGTCTGTGGCAGCTGATGCCCGCCACCGCGCGCGAGCTGGGTTTGCGCGTCGACAACCTGGTGGATGAGCGCGTCGACGTCGACCGCTCGACGCAGGCCGCTACCCGCATGATCGCCAACCTGCTCCGCGTGTTCGGGCGCGAGCAGTTCATGTGCGCTCTGGCCTCGTACAATCAGGGGCCGGGCGCGGTGCGCAACGCGATGATGAAGATCCGCGATCCGATGATGGAAGCCTCGAAGAAGTACTGGTACCTGGTGGAGAACGGACTGATCCCGCGCGAGACCAGCGAGTACGTGGCCAAGATCTTCGCCAACATGATCATCGCCGAGAACCCCGAGCGCTTCGGCTTCAAGAGACCCGCGGCGTGGTGA
- the lpdA gene encoding dihydrolipoyl dehydrogenase, giving the protein MPDSRHYQVIIIGTGPGGYVGAIRAAQLGLKTAVVEKDELGGTCLNWGCIPTKAWVVSAHLFEQIRRAREFGIEVAEPKINWGWLVERKNKVVKQMTGGVKTLLSGRHVEIYKGTARLTDANHVQIALNDGGSAALTADHVVLATGAAATMPPGFKLDGERVITSQQALDLSKQPRRLAILGGGVVGSEFASFFAAIGTQVTLIEMLPRLVPAEDDEIAQALEREMKKQKITLHLGSKVEGVSVGPDGSTILTLPGGKTVEADTVLVATGRRPFAEGLGLEALGVARGDRGKIAVNDRLETSIRGLYAIGDVTDIKQLAHFASAQGKAAVELIAGHPAQTNWRAVPAATFTTPEIASVGLTEREAKAEGRRLKIGRFPFRAHGRNIADGELAGFVKLVGDADTDQVLGAHIIGAKASELIHECSLAIAADLNMGDLAHAIHAHPTMSEVIGEAAEDADGLAIHIIRQEAKAAVR; this is encoded by the coding sequence ATGCCCGACTCCCGCCACTATCAGGTGATCATCATCGGCACGGGACCCGGCGGTTACGTCGGCGCCATTCGAGCCGCTCAGCTCGGCCTGAAGACCGCGGTCGTCGAGAAGGATGAGCTGGGGGGCACCTGCCTCAACTGGGGCTGCATTCCCACCAAGGCCTGGGTGGTGAGCGCGCACCTGTTCGAGCAGATCCGGCGCGCCCGCGAGTTCGGCATCGAAGTCGCCGAGCCGAAGATCAACTGGGGCTGGCTGGTCGAGCGGAAGAACAAGGTCGTGAAGCAGATGACCGGCGGCGTGAAGACGCTGCTGTCCGGCCGCCACGTCGAGATCTACAAGGGCACGGCGCGTCTCACCGACGCCAATCACGTTCAGATCGCGCTGAACGACGGCGGCTCCGCGGCCCTGACCGCCGATCATGTCGTGCTCGCCACCGGTGCCGCGGCGACGATGCCGCCGGGCTTCAAGCTCGACGGCGAGCGCGTCATCACCAGCCAGCAGGCGCTCGATCTGTCGAAGCAGCCCCGGCGTCTCGCCATTCTCGGCGGGGGAGTGGTGGGCAGCGAGTTCGCCAGCTTCTTCGCCGCGATCGGCACGCAAGTGACGCTGATCGAGATGCTGCCGCGCCTGGTGCCGGCCGAGGACGACGAGATCGCCCAGGCCCTCGAGCGCGAGATGAAGAAGCAGAAGATCACGCTTCACCTGGGCAGCAAAGTCGAGGGTGTCTCGGTTGGCCCGGATGGCTCGACCATCCTCACCCTCCCGGGCGGCAAAACCGTCGAGGCCGACACCGTGCTGGTGGCGACCGGCCGCCGGCCGTTCGCGGAGGGGCTCGGGCTCGAAGCGCTGGGCGTGGCGCGCGGCGATCGTGGCAAGATCGCCGTGAACGATCGCCTCGAGACCTCGATCAGGGGCCTCTACGCCATCGGCGACGTCACCGACATCAAGCAGCTCGCGCACTTCGCCTCGGCGCAGGGCAAGGCCGCGGTCGAGCTGATCGCCGGACATCCCGCCCAGACCAACTGGCGGGCGGTGCCGGCCGCCACCTTCACCACCCCCGAGATCGCCAGCGTGGGGCTCACCGAGCGCGAGGCGAAGGCCGAGGGCCGGCGTCTCAAGATCGGGCGATTCCCGTTTCGTGCTCACGGTCGCAACATCGCCGACGGCGAGCTCGCCGGATTCGTGAAGCTGGTCGGAGATGCCGATACCGATCAGGTGCTGGGCGCCCACATCATCGGGGCCAAGGCCAGCGAGCTGATCCACGAATGTTCGCTCGCGATCGCGGCCGACCTCAACATGGGCGACCTCGCGCACGCGATCCATGCCCACCCGACGATGAGCGAGGTGATCGGCGAAGCGGCCGAGGACGCCGATGGCCTGGCGATCCACATCATTCGTCAGGAGGCGAAGGCGGCGGTCCGCTAA
- a CDS encoding N-acetylmuramoyl-L-alanine amidase — protein sequence MLILMLALPAALAAKPRSASPPPAPSVRLLAVRSWAAPANTRVVFDFSAPVSGVMPDSGDARELVISIPGEAISRADSVPSVMRIGDGVVDSVEIATGATGARFHVVLHDSTHFRVFSLPPEEDKAFRIVVDADKRGGEAAEDQRLAVIAATKKKERIRIVMVDPGHGGEDTGALGPNGIREKDVTLAVARSLVDEINGMAGMRALLTRNGDWFIPLKDRYRIAEKAKADVFISIHANSSKRRGSGSGTEVYFLSVRGASDQADADLANLENAADLVGGVPQHAEDDLVNILYDVKRSSAMQKSQLLAESLLDHISSDRLEARGVKQAGFVVLKSVEFPSVLVEVAFINNPREARLLRDPGFQKSMGRELASGVRDYFQRAGIGLANPSGAAGGSTGNGQ from the coding sequence GTGCTCATCCTGATGTTGGCGCTGCCCGCGGCGCTTGCCGCGAAGCCGCGGAGCGCGTCGCCTCCACCCGCGCCGTCGGTCCGGCTGCTCGCGGTCCGCTCGTGGGCGGCGCCCGCCAATACCCGCGTGGTGTTCGACTTCTCGGCGCCGGTGTCGGGCGTGATGCCCGACTCGGGCGACGCGCGTGAGCTGGTGATCAGCATCCCGGGAGAGGCGATCAGCCGCGCCGACTCGGTGCCTTCGGTGATGCGCATCGGGGACGGCGTCGTGGACTCGGTCGAGATCGCCACCGGCGCGACCGGTGCGCGCTTCCACGTCGTGCTCCACGACAGCACGCACTTCCGGGTGTTCTCGCTGCCCCCCGAGGAGGACAAGGCGTTCCGCATCGTGGTGGACGCCGACAAGCGCGGCGGTGAGGCGGCCGAAGATCAGCGGCTCGCGGTGATCGCCGCCACCAAGAAGAAGGAACGCATTCGCATCGTGATGGTGGACCCCGGTCACGGCGGCGAGGACACGGGCGCGCTCGGGCCCAACGGGATCCGCGAAAAGGACGTGACGCTGGCGGTGGCCAGGTCGCTGGTGGACGAGATCAACGGGATGGCCGGAATGCGCGCGCTGCTCACGCGCAACGGCGACTGGTTCATTCCGCTGAAGGACCGCTACCGGATCGCGGAAAAGGCCAAGGCCGACGTGTTCATCAGCATCCACGCGAACTCGTCCAAGCGTCGCGGCTCGGGCAGCGGCACCGAGGTCTATTTCCTGTCGGTGCGCGGCGCCAGTGATCAGGCCGACGCGGACCTGGCCAACCTCGAAAACGCGGCCGACCTGGTCGGTGGGGTGCCGCAGCACGCCGAGGACGACCTCGTCAACATTCTCTACGACGTCAAGCGGAGCTCGGCGATGCAGAAGAGCCAGTTGCTCGCGGAATCGCTGCTCGACCACATCTCCAGCGACCGGCTCGAGGCGCGCGGGGTGAAGCAGGCCGGATTCGTGGTGCTGAAGTCGGTGGAATTTCCGTCGGTGCTGGTCGAAGTCGCATTCATCAACAACCCGCGGGAGGCCCGGCTGCTCCGGGATCCGGGATTCCAGAAATCGATGGGCCGCGAGCTGGCGAGCGGCGTGCGCGACTACTTCCAGCGCGCCGGGATCGGCCTCGCGAACCCTTCGGGCGCGGCGGGCGGTTCGACCGGAAACGGCCAGTAG